GAGGCAGAGATAGAGTATTACGAGAAAGAATCGCCATCTATTTATGTGAAGTTCAGAATTGAAAATATTTCTAAAGACGTTAGGGATAGGGGTTGGTTTAAAGAGTTTCCTAAGCTTAGACATTATTTTATTATATGGACAACAACTCCATGGACATTGCCTGCTAATTTAGCAATAGCTCTTAGTCCAGAAATACTTTATAGTGAGGTTAAGTTAAATCTGGGCACACATGAGGAGGTGTGGGTTTTAGCCAATCAATCAATAGTGCATTCTAAAATCATGGAAAAGTTTGGATATGAATTTCAACTCTATGATCCAAATGATCCAAAATCTACGTTAGGAAAAAATAAATATTCCGTTATTGCTGGGCATGTGGGAAAAGACTTAGAAAGTTTAACCTATGAACATCCCTTTATTGCAAGAAAATCAAAAGTAATCCTTGGTGATTTCGTAACCGCAGAAGAGGGTGCAGGCATTGTCCACATTGCCCCTGGGCATGGCGAAGACGACTACGAGGCCGGGTTAAAATACGGCCTCGACATATACGCACCGGTTGATGATAAAGGTTGTTTTACAGAAGAGATAAAAGACTTCG
This Nitrospirota bacterium DNA region includes the following protein-coding sequences:
- a CDS encoding class I tRNA ligase family protein gives rise to the protein MKTDYKETLNLPKTEFPMKANLTQKEPEILNLWGKHATYQKMQEQNKSSEPYILHDGPPYANGHIHIGHALNKILKDIIVKYKSMMDFYSPFVPGWDCHGLPIEHQVDKNLGSKKEDISVLEKRRLCREYASKFVGIQKDEFIRLGVFGDWDNPYLTMAFPYEAAIIKEFGLFLKKGYVYKGKKPVHWCPSCVTALAEAEIEYYEKESPSIYVKFRIENISKDVRDRGWFKEFPKLRHYFIIWTTTPWTLPANLAIALSPEILYSEVKLNLGTHEEVWVLANQSIVHSKIMEKFGYEFQLYDPNDPKSTLGKNKYSVIAGHVGKDLESLTYEHPFIARKSKVILGDFVTAEEGAGIVHIAPGHGEDDYEAGLKYGLDIYAPVDDKGCFTEEIKDF